From the genome of Pelobates fuscus isolate aPelFus1 chromosome 6, aPelFus1.pri, whole genome shotgun sequence, one region includes:
- the LOC134566149 gene encoding 5-hydroxytryptamine receptor 3A-like, which produces MACVCESSLDPFMAPAMVILNFLAELFTKSYQTINVFPSTISLAHVLSQGSCIGKDPLFHWDFWFRWISFGYAFRLYALRLNLMKERGSLHKEDNNIILKPSRNSSQLRNESLRYFFGFGEWEIQDITVEQDNVDSRSQLIYRVIMKRQPGVYVLCLILPTLSLLFMNLLSYFMPNAYQEKIAFKVTVLLGVSVLSLILNDFIPSSSKQVPTIVIFFIGTLALMMIEIIEIFLILHIGNYVHCKELAKTRNNLLSKEPFSSEPASVNEEPVTGDGMHSLLGRIQRDMELVREQILAIKKAEQLENDNAAFLRGLDKLVFYIHLLLATLFYTMIILKWSL; this is translated from the exons ATGGCTTGTGTTTGTGAGAGCAGTTTGGATCCCTTTATGGCCCCTGCCATGGTCATCCTGAACTTCTTGGCTGAATTGTTCACTAAGTCATACCAGACCATTAATGTCTTTCCGTCCACAATTTCTTTGGCTCATGTTCTTTCTCAGGGCTCTTGCATTGGAAAGGACCCCTTG TTTCATTGGGACTTCTGGTTCCGGTGGATCTCGTTTGGATATGCCTTTAGATTATATGCTCTCCGTCTCAACCTCatgaaagaaagaggaa GTCTCCATAAAGAAG ATAACAATATTATTCTGAAGCCAAGCAGAAATTCATCTCAGTTGCGCAATGAGAGTCTTCGTTACTTTTTTGGATTTGGAGAGTGGGAAATCCAAGACATCACGGTGGAGCAGGACAATGTAGACAGTCGATCACAACTCATATACCGT GTAATCATGAAACGTCAACCAGGCGTATATGTGCTTTGCCTAATTTTACCCACGCTTTCCTTGTTGTTCATGAACCTTCTGTCTTACTTCATGCCCAATGCCTATCAAGAGAAGATTGCCTTTAAAGTCACCGTACTCTTAGGAGTGTCTGTTCTCTCACTCATTCTGAATGACTTCATACCCAGCTCCTCCAAACAAGTTCCTACGATTG TGATATTCTTTATTGGCACTCTTGCCTTGATGATGATTGAGATCATAGAGATTTTCCTCATATTGCACATTGGAAATTATGTTCACTGCAAGGAATTAGCGAAAACCAGAAACAACCTTCTTAGCAAAG AGCCTTTCAGCTCCGAACCAGCATCTGTGAATGAGGAACCGGTGACAGGAGATGGGATGCACAGTCTACTAGGCAGGATTCAAAGAGACATGGAGCTGGTTAGAGAACAGATCCTAGCCATAAAGAAAGCGGAGCAGTTGGAAAATGACAATGCAGCTTTTCTGCGTGGCCTGGATAAACTTGTTTTCTACATCCATCTACTGCTTGCTACTTTATTCTATACAATGATCATCCTCAAATGGAGCCTGTGA